Proteins from one Bradyrhizobium roseum genomic window:
- a CDS encoding acyl-CoA dehydrogenase family protein yields MVLGSDPHQRSLAAILVVMEELGRAACPAPMWSAMLANIALSKASPAADGMRRALEAGRARFAFSFGAFDPDVGVGSIALDKARATGSLRFVEAAGSATHLLVPVGEAELALIDLGAGGVKRVPTRMMGAWGNWELTLESVPATLVPIGDVGLDHLRSIAAIALLARAHGAANRALELAAEYAKERQQFGQPIGRFQAIQHKLANCFIDIEGARRVLHHTAKLLDKGDDDWPYFADCAMAFAGPALRRVSLEIQHTFGAIGYAEEHEAPRHFKRVHLDTIALGGAAHAKRRLASRLFDNGGTGLPQYDLGPAGNELRELARRWLSQNWAGDRKAAFDARPFAKREFDAEFARDIGGTGWIGLGWPSEFGGQARTPLEQIAFIETMERGEAPRIGASIQSNALMMFGTPEQQKKYLPEILRGVAMHGMGYSEPQAGSDLAALRTSAVRDGDDWLINGQKIWTTTWWGEYMFLAARTDKNATPPHAGISMFIVPMNAPGITIQPAATMYDGSFANIFYNNVRVPLENVVGRVNEGWKVLTGALAFERGLVGGGIVLKVAHAFEQLRQHLLSRPELSADPVIRDRMATFAGEIEIGRQLMMHCAELAVDGVTPPEYGAISKVFSSELMERFGEAALDMLGMQAALSEQMPGAIDNGRFEQNLRHSLMWVISIGTNEIQRSLIAQRALGLPR; encoded by the coding sequence GTGGTTCTGGGCTCGGATCCGCACCAGCGCAGCCTTGCTGCGATCCTCGTGGTGATGGAAGAGCTTGGCCGGGCGGCCTGTCCCGCGCCGATGTGGTCTGCGATGCTGGCCAATATTGCACTATCGAAGGCATCTCCCGCCGCCGATGGGATGCGACGGGCGCTTGAGGCGGGCAGGGCGCGGTTTGCGTTCTCCTTCGGTGCCTTCGACCCGGATGTCGGTGTCGGTTCGATAGCGCTCGACAAGGCAAGGGCGACCGGATCGCTTCGTTTCGTCGAGGCGGCCGGTAGCGCTACGCATCTGCTCGTGCCCGTGGGTGAAGCAGAGCTTGCACTCATCGACCTCGGAGCTGGTGGGGTCAAGCGCGTGCCCACGCGCATGATGGGCGCCTGGGGCAACTGGGAGTTGACACTCGAGAGTGTGCCCGCAACGCTCGTTCCCATTGGCGATGTCGGTCTCGACCATCTGCGATCGATCGCCGCGATCGCGCTGCTTGCGCGGGCCCACGGCGCTGCGAACCGGGCACTCGAACTGGCGGCGGAGTATGCCAAGGAGCGACAGCAATTCGGACAGCCGATCGGAAGATTTCAGGCGATCCAGCACAAGCTCGCCAATTGCTTCATTGACATCGAGGGCGCCCGGCGCGTTCTGCACCATACGGCAAAGCTGTTGGACAAGGGCGACGACGATTGGCCTTACTTTGCCGATTGCGCGATGGCGTTCGCTGGCCCGGCGCTGCGTCGTGTGTCGCTCGAGATACAGCATACGTTCGGCGCCATCGGCTATGCCGAGGAGCACGAAGCACCCCGGCACTTCAAGCGCGTGCATCTGGACACGATCGCGCTTGGCGGTGCGGCCCATGCCAAACGACGGCTCGCTTCGCGTCTGTTCGACAACGGCGGCACAGGCTTGCCGCAGTACGATCTCGGACCCGCCGGCAACGAGTTGCGCGAACTGGCGAGGCGTTGGCTTTCGCAGAACTGGGCGGGAGACCGAAAAGCCGCCTTTGACGCGCGGCCGTTCGCCAAGCGTGAGTTCGATGCCGAGTTTGCCCGCGACATCGGCGGCACCGGGTGGATTGGGCTCGGCTGGCCGAGCGAGTTCGGCGGTCAGGCGCGAACGCCCCTGGAGCAAATCGCCTTCATCGAAACCATGGAGCGGGGCGAAGCGCCGCGCATCGGAGCTTCGATCCAGTCCAATGCCCTCATGATGTTCGGCACGCCGGAGCAACAGAAAAAGTACCTTCCCGAGATCCTGCGCGGCGTGGCCATGCACGGGATGGGCTACAGCGAGCCGCAGGCGGGATCGGACCTCGCAGCACTGCGGACCAGCGCGGTCCGCGATGGCGACGATTGGCTGATCAACGGACAGAAGATCTGGACCACGACCTGGTGGGGTGAATACATGTTTCTGGCGGCGCGGACCGACAAGAACGCGACGCCGCCCCATGCCGGCATCAGCATGTTCATCGTGCCGATGAACGCTCCGGGGATCACGATCCAGCCGGCGGCCACGATGTACGACGGCTCGTTCGCCAACATTTTCTACAACAACGTTCGCGTACCACTGGAGAACGTGGTCGGGCGGGTGAACGAGGGCTGGAAGGTCCTGACCGGAGCGCTTGCTTTCGAGCGGGGACTGGTGGGCGGTGGCATCGTGCTGAAAGTCGCGCATGCCTTTGAACAGCTGCGCCAACACCTTTTGAGCCGGCCGGAGTTGAGCGCGGATCCGGTCATCCGCGACCGGATGGCGACGTTCGCCGGCGAGATTGAGATCGGTCGCCAACTGATGATGCATTGTGCCGAACTCGCGGTGGACGGCGTTACGCCACCGGAATATGGCGCGATCAGCAAGGTGTTTTCCAGTGAACTGATGGAACGTTTCGGCGAAGCCGCGCTCGACATGCTCGGCATGCAAGCCGCGCTCTCCGAACAGATGCCCGGCGCCATCGACAATGGCCGGTTCGAGCAGAACCTGCGTCATTCCCTGATGTGGGTGATCAGCATCGGGACGAACGAAATCCAGCGCAGCCTGATTGCGCAGCGCGCGCTTGGCTTGCCACGATAA
- a CDS encoding Bug family tripartite tricarboxylate transporter substrate binding protein, translated as MARALQEPMAKILGQPIIIDNRGGAAGTTGANEAARSDADGYTLLFANNGPISIAPLLQKSVDFNPLKSFAPVSLVSTAPLVLVANESVPVKDVVGLIAHARARSKPMLYASAGPGSLGHLSTERFLNQAGLQMIHVPYRGQAPTTLAIFAAEVDILLTTTSDTLNEHIKAGKVKLLGVSSPGSSPVAPNAAPIGNALEGFAVETWFGILAPAGTPAEVVNKLNAALTTVLAMPQIRDRFLAYGVEAKSSTPSELHALIAAEIPSWRKVIEERNVKAE; from the coding sequence ATGGCGCGCGCGCTGCAGGAGCCGATGGCAAAAATTCTCGGCCAGCCGATTATCATCGATAACCGCGGCGGCGCCGCCGGCACAACCGGCGCCAACGAAGCCGCCCGTTCGGACGCCGACGGCTACACGCTGCTGTTTGCCAACAACGGTCCGATTTCGATTGCCCCGCTGCTGCAAAAGAGCGTCGACTTCAATCCGCTGAAGAGCTTTGCACCGGTCTCGCTGGTTTCCACTGCGCCGCTCGTGCTGGTGGCGAATGAAAGTGTTCCCGTGAAGGACGTCGTCGGGCTCATTGCCCATGCCAGGGCGCGGAGCAAGCCGATGCTGTATGCGTCCGCAGGGCCAGGGTCGCTCGGGCATCTCAGCACAGAGCGCTTTCTCAATCAGGCTGGCCTGCAGATGATCCACGTTCCCTACCGGGGCCAGGCACCGACGACGCTGGCGATCTTCGCCGCCGAGGTGGATATCCTGCTCACGACGACATCAGATACGCTCAACGAGCATATCAAGGCCGGAAAGGTGAAGCTCCTTGGCGTGTCGTCGCCGGGGTCTTCACCGGTTGCCCCTAACGCGGCGCCCATCGGCAATGCTCTGGAGGGTTTTGCGGTCGAAACCTGGTTCGGCATCCTCGCCCCGGCAGGAACGCCCGCGGAAGTGGTCAACAAGCTCAACGCCGCGCTGACCACAGTCCTGGCGATGCCCCAAATACGCGACCGTTTTCTCGCCTACGGCGTCGAAGCCAAGTCCAGCACGCCTTCGGAGCTGCACGCGCTGATTGCCGCCGAGATACCGTCTTGGCGCAAGGTGATTGAAGAGCGCAACGTCAAGGCCGAATAG
- a CDS encoding CaiB/BaiF CoA transferase family protein, whose translation MQDQPLNSPLDGVRVLDFSIMLAGPYCARLLADMGAEVIKIEPPEGEEMRLRAPLREGQSAYFGQLNAGKKSLALDLKSPEAIGLVHRMIESTDILVENFRPGVMERLGLGYKALRKINPRLIYCSISGYGQTGSRSRRPAYAMIVHAESGFDRALMRYAGDRDRPAAGAVFVADILGGTFGFSAIQTAMVQRARTGEGQQVDVVLMDCMLNLMVYELQEAQFSAPVPRPTYGPVRARDGDILIAPVSARNFAALRDLTRLPELSSDPRFTSVAARGANWSAMMQVVERWTTQHSVDECLAALDRAGIPNARFRDPAETLHDPHLSERGVFAEVADVAGKFKGVNAPWRMSGAQTGIGHDIPAIGEHRDEVLARVLGWSSKEVGQAAAAGAFGKLAAAP comes from the coding sequence ATGCAGGACCAGCCCTTGAACTCCCCGCTTGACGGCGTCCGCGTGCTGGATTTCTCCATCATGCTGGCCGGTCCTTATTGCGCGCGCTTGCTGGCCGACATGGGGGCCGAAGTGATCAAGATCGAGCCTCCGGAAGGCGAGGAAATGCGCCTGCGCGCCCCCCTTCGCGAAGGCCAGAGTGCTTATTTCGGTCAGCTCAATGCCGGTAAGAAAAGCTTGGCTCTCGACCTCAAATCACCGGAGGCGATCGGGCTCGTGCATCGCATGATCGAAAGCACCGACATTCTGGTCGAGAATTTCCGGCCCGGTGTGATGGAACGTCTCGGCCTCGGATATAAAGCGCTGCGCAAGATCAATCCGCGCCTGATCTATTGCTCTATATCCGGCTACGGCCAGACCGGGTCGCGGTCCAGGCGTCCCGCCTATGCGATGATCGTCCATGCGGAGAGCGGCTTCGACCGCGCGCTGATGCGATACGCGGGAGATCGTGATCGGCCGGCGGCGGGCGCGGTGTTCGTGGCCGATATTCTCGGCGGCACTTTCGGCTTCTCTGCCATTCAAACCGCCATGGTGCAGCGGGCGCGAACGGGGGAAGGGCAGCAGGTCGACGTCGTTCTGATGGACTGCATGCTGAACCTCATGGTGTACGAACTGCAGGAGGCGCAATTCTCCGCGCCGGTCCCGCGGCCAACCTATGGTCCGGTGCGGGCAAGGGACGGAGACATCCTGATCGCACCGGTATCGGCGCGCAATTTCGCAGCGCTTCGCGACTTGACCCGGCTGCCCGAGCTTTCATCCGACCCGCGATTTACTTCGGTGGCGGCGCGCGGGGCGAACTGGAGCGCAATGATGCAGGTCGTCGAGAGATGGACTACGCAGCACTCCGTGGATGAGTGTTTGGCCGCGCTCGATCGCGCTGGAATTCCGAATGCGCGGTTCCGGGATCCGGCCGAGACGCTGCACGATCCGCATTTGTCCGAGCGCGGCGTATTCGCTGAGGTTGCCGACGTCGCAGGCAAGTTCAAGGGCGTCAACGCGCCATGGCGTATGTCGGGAGCCCAAACCGGGATCGGCCACGATATCCCCGCCATCGGCGAGCATCGGGATGAGGTTCTTGCGCGCGTGCTTGGCTGGTCTTCGAAGGAAGTCGGGCAGGCCGCGGCCGCCGGGGCGTTTGGAAAACTGGCGGCAGCACCATGA
- a CDS encoding helix-turn-helix transcriptional regulator, with protein MKLTEEAFQEFVDALETAADEEGFERVASRVIRGLGFQRFAYLRMTDDTPALLSSYPKSWTERYFDLRYQMIDPVVQRAAKEYDLFSWGGAPIIGAAKEQQRLFEEATTFGIKSGITVPIRMGFGRIAAFTFATAESIAGTNRLLLETTDVLRLIGLYFHAHVSVRLDRPLGKPRDKAALTQRERQCLSWVARGKTISDVAVLVQIRPRTVVFHLENARRKLNAGSIAQCVAEALRRGQLL; from the coding sequence ATGAAGCTCACCGAAGAGGCTTTTCAGGAATTTGTCGACGCGCTTGAGACGGCCGCGGACGAAGAGGGATTCGAGCGGGTGGCGTCGCGCGTCATCAGAGGGCTCGGATTTCAACGCTTTGCCTATCTGCGTATGACCGACGACACCCCGGCTCTATTGTCCTCATACCCCAAATCCTGGACCGAGAGATATTTCGACCTGCGTTATCAAATGATCGATCCGGTCGTCCAGCGCGCCGCAAAGGAATACGATCTGTTCTCATGGGGAGGTGCGCCTATCATTGGCGCAGCAAAAGAACAGCAAAGGCTTTTTGAGGAAGCTACCACGTTCGGAATCAAGTCCGGTATCACGGTGCCGATCAGAATGGGCTTTGGGCGGATTGCCGCGTTTACGTTCGCAACGGCAGAATCGATCGCTGGCACAAACCGCTTGCTTCTCGAAACAACCGATGTCCTTCGTCTGATCGGCTTGTATTTTCATGCCCACGTCTCCGTGCGGCTCGATCGGCCGCTCGGCAAGCCACGCGATAAAGCGGCATTGACGCAGCGAGAGCGACAATGCTTGTCGTGGGTCGCTCGCGGAAAGACAATTTCCGATGTTGCGGTGCTTGTCCAGATCAGGCCGCGGACTGTCGTGTTTCACCTCGAGAACGCGAGACGAAAGCTTAACGCCGGCTCGATAGCCCAGTGTGTTGCTGAGGCGCTTCGTCGTGGCCAGCTGCTGTAA
- a CDS encoding IclR family transcriptional regulator, giving the protein MIRRIQSKASVPTSAVDGGTHQSIARLDILMSALSTEPRRGMRLNEICRTTGLGKATAHRLLSGLVAYRLADFDEESQRYFVGFKIFTWASGAADRYGLLTLARPSLERLVERYQDAVYLTVRSGDEAVCVERLEGSYPIKTLIFEVGSRRPLGIGAGSAAILAALPPTEQSSILARNAKNRRAYDVSDDDLRQIVTAARLNGYTFVDGKIVPGICTVGAAISLESGDPIGAISISSISERMAKDRRSDIASAMLTEIKQMQHDNAPFFQLQNRTRLLAGLPI; this is encoded by the coding sequence ATGATCCGTCGCATTCAAAGCAAGGCATCCGTCCCGACATCCGCCGTCGATGGGGGAACCCATCAGAGCATCGCCCGGCTCGATATATTGATGTCGGCGCTAAGCACCGAGCCGCGACGCGGCATGCGTCTGAACGAGATTTGCCGGACGACCGGCCTCGGCAAAGCCACAGCGCATCGATTGCTCTCCGGGCTCGTCGCCTATCGGCTTGCGGACTTTGACGAAGAAAGCCAACGCTATTTTGTGGGCTTCAAGATCTTCACTTGGGCCAGTGGAGCCGCCGACAGATACGGGCTTTTGACCTTGGCACGGCCGTCACTGGAGCGACTGGTTGAGCGCTATCAGGATGCCGTTTATCTCACCGTGAGAAGTGGCGACGAGGCGGTGTGCGTCGAACGTCTGGAGGGCAGCTATCCGATCAAGACCCTGATCTTTGAGGTCGGTAGTCGCCGGCCTCTCGGCATCGGCGCCGGCAGTGCAGCCATTCTCGCAGCACTGCCGCCGACCGAACAGTCGTCCATTTTGGCCCGCAATGCCAAAAACCGTCGGGCATACGACGTCTCGGATGATGATCTCAGGCAGATCGTGACGGCAGCCAGACTGAATGGATATACCTTTGTCGACGGCAAGATCGTCCCTGGTATCTGCACGGTGGGTGCTGCGATAAGTCTTGAGTCCGGGGATCCGATTGGAGCGATATCAATATCGTCGATTTCTGAACGCATGGCCAAAGATCGACGTTCGGATATCGCTTCGGCTATGCTGACGGAGATCAAACAGATGCAACACGATAATGCACCGTTCTTTCAATTGCAGAATCGTACCCGGCTTCTCGCCGGGCTTCCGATCTAG